A single genomic interval of Corallococcus macrosporus harbors:
- a CDS encoding ABC transporter permease yields the protein MIRNFRELYSYRGLLLSLVQRELKARYRGSVLGFFWTFLNPTLHMLVYALLFGVFMKNQIPHYAYFMFVGLLPWIWFSTSVSAGASAISDRRDLMTKVRFPAQVLPATVVATNFCNFIFSLPLMVALGLIFGVVPTWHVLLFPVVVLIQMCFTFAVVYAVSAFNVTFRDLQHIVMNLMTLWFFMTPVLYKLSTIPEEYRRVLQVLNPMSILITSYQAIFYEHRLPDAVPLVSLLGVSIVLLWGATQIFESRREEFAESI from the coding sequence ATGATTCGCAACTTCCGGGAACTCTACTCGTACCGGGGGCTCCTCCTCAGCCTGGTGCAGCGCGAGCTGAAGGCGCGCTATCGCGGCTCGGTGCTGGGCTTCTTCTGGACGTTCCTGAACCCCACCCTGCACATGCTGGTGTACGCGCTGCTGTTCGGCGTGTTCATGAAGAACCAGATTCCGCACTACGCCTACTTCATGTTCGTGGGCCTGTTGCCGTGGATCTGGTTCTCCACCTCCGTGTCCGCGGGGGCCAGCGCCATCAGCGACCGGCGCGACCTGATGACCAAGGTGCGCTTCCCGGCGCAGGTGCTGCCGGCGACGGTGGTGGCCACCAACTTCTGCAACTTCATCTTCTCCCTGCCGCTGATGGTGGCGCTGGGGCTCATCTTCGGCGTGGTGCCGACCTGGCACGTGCTGCTGTTCCCCGTCGTGGTGCTGATCCAGATGTGCTTCACCTTCGCGGTGGTGTACGCGGTCAGCGCCTTCAACGTGACGTTCCGGGACCTGCAGCACATCGTGATGAACCTGATGACGCTGTGGTTCTTCATGACGCCGGTGCTCTACAAGCTGTCCACCATCCCGGAGGAGTACCGGCGCGTGCTGCAGGTGCTCAATCCGATGTCCATCCTCATCACCTCGTACCAGGCCATCTTCTACGAGCACCGGCTGCCGGACGCGGTGCCGCTCGTGTCGCTCCTGGGCGTCTCCATCGTGCTGCTGTGGGGTGCCACGCAGATCTTCGAGAGCCGCCGCGAGGAGTTCGCGGAGTCCATCTAG
- the pgsA gene encoding CDP-diacylglycerol--glycerol-3-phosphate 3-phosphatidyltransferase, translating into MATERALRKQRKREERARRRASRRPSILVQEFWNLPNMLTLGRILIIPVFVWLTYDADPLHSLLAGLVFAVAAITDVVDGYLARRWNLITVVGKFMDPLADKLIAMAALVMMVRLGRIAAWVVIVLLAREFIVSGLRTIAASEGMVIAAGQEGKWKTSLQLVGIISLCVHYVHPLDLGFRTVPVDYNQVGKVLVYLSGAFSVWSAVVYFRAFLGMLARRGGPDPDAKSV; encoded by the coding sequence ATGGCCACCGAGCGAGCCCTCAGGAAGCAGCGCAAGCGCGAGGAGCGCGCCCGCCGCCGCGCCTCCCGTCGTCCCAGCATCCTGGTGCAGGAGTTCTGGAACCTGCCCAACATGCTCACGCTGGGGCGCATCCTCATCATCCCGGTGTTCGTCTGGCTCACCTACGACGCGGACCCGCTGCACTCGCTCTTGGCCGGCCTGGTGTTCGCGGTGGCCGCCATCACGGACGTGGTGGACGGCTACCTGGCCCGGCGCTGGAACCTCATCACCGTGGTAGGCAAGTTCATGGATCCGCTGGCGGACAAGCTCATCGCCATGGCCGCCCTGGTGATGATGGTCCGCCTGGGCCGCATCGCCGCGTGGGTCGTCATCGTGCTGCTGGCCCGCGAGTTCATCGTCAGCGGCCTGCGCACCATCGCCGCCAGCGAGGGCATGGTCATCGCCGCGGGGCAGGAGGGGAAGTGGAAGACGTCCCTCCAGTTGGTGGGCATCATCTCCCTGTGCGTCCACTACGTGCACCCGCTGGACCTGGGCTTCCGCACCGTGCCCGTGGACTACAACCAGGTGGGCAAGGTGCTCGTGTACCTGTCGGGTGCGTTCTCCGTGTGGAGCGCCGTCGTGTACTTCCGTGCGTTCCTCGGGATGCTCGCCCGCCGGGGAGGCCCGGATCCGGACGCGAAAAGTGTTTGA
- a CDS encoding tetratricopeptide repeat protein, which translates to MTTRTKGTKEPGPAEEEFQQQLHRGAELLGAGKVTEAKDFLERAHQLQPRHEKAQNLLGLSYFKLGLFDRAADLYEMLVRDNPVDPTLRVNLGLVYLKTNALQRAAREFETATDLAPDHKKAHNYLGLTFAQMGEYGRAREHFLLSGSDAMAEKMSRAIAGEGYSRPPAPPAPATPPRSREEEGSTAAPPSGSGESDWGAQFGLDEAPRSSRAAASPKPPDDDLRFAEDEGPPAPTDEHAFTLRGAPAVREDEDPSLAAGESTYGEDAELAATTDADTSDVEVADELPPTPVSEEIEVSEEPPVLASDLESEPGAAFAETFDALAKSEPASMARPTESASIPAGGPGVSPPVLTEWVPTVALPGATPGQPFTQGPAGVTLAVNGELLTRLEGLAAVRGQVAFQPEMKRFRGRATDKPFGEGDQAMVRARGQGTLHLEPLTGRQLVPVVLDDESVYLRDACVFAFEEPVVFENGRVPSELAQDLDLVHLRGQGRVLLSLTGPLRSVPVAMDLPVTVPLTHLVGWVGNLTPRVVPLVASAGGQTLRGAVELGGEGFALIALGVR; encoded by the coding sequence ATGACGACGCGCACGAAGGGGACGAAGGAGCCGGGCCCCGCTGAAGAGGAGTTCCAGCAACAGCTCCACCGTGGAGCGGAGCTGCTGGGCGCCGGCAAGGTCACCGAGGCGAAGGACTTCCTGGAGCGTGCGCACCAGCTCCAGCCGCGCCACGAGAAGGCCCAGAACCTCCTGGGCCTGTCGTATTTCAAGCTGGGCCTCTTCGACCGCGCCGCGGACCTGTACGAGATGCTCGTGCGGGACAACCCCGTGGACCCCACGCTGCGCGTGAACCTGGGGCTCGTCTACCTGAAGACGAACGCGCTCCAGCGCGCGGCGCGCGAGTTCGAGACGGCCACCGACCTGGCCCCGGACCACAAGAAGGCGCACAACTACCTGGGCCTGACCTTCGCCCAGATGGGTGAGTACGGCCGCGCGCGCGAGCACTTCCTGCTGTCCGGCAGCGACGCCATGGCGGAGAAGATGTCGCGCGCCATCGCCGGGGAGGGCTACAGCCGCCCGCCCGCGCCCCCTGCCCCCGCCACGCCGCCCCGTTCGCGCGAGGAGGAGGGGAGCACCGCCGCGCCCCCGTCCGGCTCCGGTGAGAGCGACTGGGGCGCCCAGTTCGGCCTGGATGAAGCGCCCCGGAGCTCCCGCGCCGCAGCGTCGCCCAAGCCCCCGGACGACGACCTGCGCTTCGCCGAGGACGAGGGCCCGCCCGCGCCCACGGACGAGCACGCCTTCACCCTGCGCGGCGCGCCCGCGGTCCGGGAGGACGAGGACCCGAGCCTCGCCGCTGGCGAGAGCACGTACGGGGAAGACGCGGAGCTGGCCGCCACCACGGACGCGGACACCTCCGACGTCGAGGTCGCCGACGAGCTGCCCCCCACGCCGGTGTCGGAGGAGATCGAAGTCTCCGAGGAGCCGCCCGTCCTCGCGTCCGACCTGGAGTCGGAGCCCGGCGCCGCCTTCGCGGAGACCTTCGACGCGCTGGCGAAGAGCGAGCCCGCGTCCATGGCCCGGCCCACCGAGTCGGCCTCCATTCCCGCCGGCGGTCCGGGCGTCAGTCCCCCCGTGCTCACCGAGTGGGTTCCCACGGTGGCGCTGCCGGGCGCGACGCCGGGACAGCCCTTCACCCAGGGCCCGGCGGGCGTGACGCTGGCGGTGAACGGCGAGCTGCTCACCCGGTTGGAGGGGCTGGCCGCCGTGCGCGGCCAGGTCGCCTTCCAGCCGGAGATGAAGCGCTTCCGCGGCCGGGCCACGGACAAGCCCTTTGGCGAGGGCGACCAGGCCATGGTGCGCGCGCGCGGGCAGGGCACGCTGCACCTGGAGCCGCTCACCGGGCGGCAGCTGGTGCCGGTGGTGCTGGACGACGAGTCCGTCTACCTGCGCGACGCGTGCGTCTTCGCCTTCGAGGAGCCCGTCGTCTTCGAGAACGGCCGCGTGCCGTCGGAGCTGGCCCAGGACCTGGACCTGGTGCACCTGCGCGGGCAGGGGCGGGTGCTGCTCAGCCTGACGGGCCCGCTGCGCTCGGTGCCGGTGGCCATGGACCTGCCGGTGACGGTGCCGCTGACGCACCTGGTGGGCTGGGTGGGCAACCTCACCCCCCGCGTGGTGCCCCTGGTGGCGTCCGCTGGCGGGCAGACACTGCGGGGGGCGGTGGAGCTGGGCGGTGAAGGATTTGCCCTCATCGCACTCGGGGTCCGGTAG
- a CDS encoding lytic transglycosylase domain-containing protein — MRVLTALVVLLTAALPAYASDGIYSYVEKDGTIVYTNVPPGGARKARKLSGTFTPAPAKSAPVRGRSRTPAELDPHITTAALRYRIPPALVRAIMHTESNFNPNALSHKGASGLMQLMPGTASDMYVKDIFDSKDNIEGGVRYLRVLANMFDGDMVKMVAAYNAGPDAVKKYGGQVPPYAETQEYVRKVLQLYYHYKERERLAQAEASSREPTPENDDAHEGDEGAGPR, encoded by the coding sequence ATGCGTGTCCTGACCGCCCTCGTTGTCCTGCTGACCGCCGCCCTCCCGGCGTACGCCTCCGACGGCATCTACAGCTACGTCGAGAAGGACGGCACCATCGTCTACACGAACGTGCCGCCCGGAGGCGCCCGCAAGGCGCGCAAGCTGTCCGGGACCTTCACGCCCGCGCCGGCCAAGTCCGCGCCCGTGCGGGGCCGCTCGCGCACGCCCGCGGAGCTGGATCCGCACATCACCACCGCGGCGCTGCGCTACCGCATCCCGCCGGCGCTGGTGCGCGCCATCATGCACACGGAGAGCAACTTCAACCCCAACGCGCTCAGCCACAAGGGCGCCAGCGGGCTGATGCAGCTCATGCCGGGCACCGCGTCGGACATGTACGTGAAGGACATCTTCGACTCGAAGGACAACATCGAGGGCGGCGTGCGCTACCTGCGCGTGCTGGCGAACATGTTCGACGGCGACATGGTGAAGATGGTCGCCGCGTACAACGCCGGGCCGGACGCGGTGAAGAAGTACGGAGGCCAGGTGCCGCCGTACGCCGAGACGCAGGAGTACGTGCGCAAGGTCCTCCAGCTCTACTACCACTACAAGGAGCGCGAGCGGCTCGCCCAGGCCGAGGCCAGCAGCCGTGAGCCCACACCCGAGAATGACGACGCGCACGAAGGGGACGAAGGAGCCGGGCCCCGCTGA
- the nadB gene encoding L-aspartate oxidase, with protein sequence MPHRFDFLVMGGGVAGLSFALQAARHGTVAVLTKRERGEGNTAYAQGGIASVLAPTDSFDAHIEDTLVAGAGLCHRDAVEVTVREGPTRLKELVALGAEFDRHGGEFDLTREGGHSARRVIHAGDITGREVQRALLAACDAEQNITFFENTAAIDLIMDRRPHAPSSRCVGAYALLENGAIERFLSKVTVLATGGAGKVYLYTSNPDVATGDGVAMAYRAGARVANMEFYQFHPTCLFHPEAKSFLISEALRGEGGKLKLKGGQTFMDRYHPMRDLAPRDVVARAIDAELKRTGNDCVYLDMTHLGRAYLTERFPNIYATCKAFNIDMAVQPIPVVPAAHYQCGGVVTDLHGRTNVPGLYAIGEVSCTGLHGANRLASNSLLEGLVFGHRAVQVAAEELSSLSLPKEDPPAWDSGSAVDSDESVVVTHNWDEIRRLMWNYVGIVRTDKRLMRARRRLELLREEIRDYYWRFKVTRDVIELRNIAEVAHLIVDCASRRKESRGLHYTLDYPHTDEHQGTRDTVLSREL encoded by the coding sequence ATGCCCCATCGGTTTGATTTCCTGGTCATGGGCGGCGGCGTGGCCGGGCTGTCGTTCGCCCTGCAGGCGGCCCGGCACGGCACGGTCGCCGTGCTCACCAAGCGCGAGCGCGGCGAAGGCAACACGGCCTACGCCCAGGGGGGCATCGCCAGCGTGCTCGCCCCCACGGACAGCTTCGATGCGCACATCGAGGACACGCTCGTCGCGGGTGCGGGCCTGTGCCACCGGGACGCGGTGGAGGTGACGGTGCGCGAAGGGCCCACGCGCCTCAAGGAGCTGGTGGCGCTGGGCGCGGAGTTCGACCGGCACGGCGGCGAGTTCGACCTCACCCGCGAGGGTGGCCACTCGGCCCGCCGGGTCATCCACGCGGGTGACATCACCGGCCGCGAGGTGCAGCGCGCGCTGCTGGCCGCGTGCGACGCCGAGCAGAACATCACCTTCTTCGAGAACACGGCCGCCATCGACCTCATCATGGACCGCCGGCCGCACGCGCCCTCCAGCCGGTGCGTGGGCGCGTACGCGCTGCTGGAGAACGGCGCCATCGAGCGCTTCCTGTCCAAGGTGACGGTGCTGGCCACGGGCGGCGCGGGCAAGGTGTACCTCTACACGTCCAACCCGGACGTCGCGACGGGCGACGGCGTGGCCATGGCGTACCGCGCGGGCGCGCGCGTGGCGAACATGGAGTTCTACCAGTTCCACCCCACGTGCCTCTTCCACCCGGAGGCCAAGAGCTTCCTCATCAGCGAGGCGCTGCGCGGTGAGGGCGGCAAGCTCAAGCTCAAGGGCGGCCAGACGTTCATGGACCGCTACCACCCCATGCGCGACCTGGCCCCGCGCGACGTGGTGGCGCGCGCCATCGACGCGGAGCTCAAGCGCACGGGCAACGACTGCGTCTACCTGGACATGACGCACCTGGGCCGCGCGTACCTCACGGAGCGCTTCCCCAACATCTACGCCACCTGCAAGGCCTTCAACATCGACATGGCGGTGCAGCCCATCCCCGTCGTGCCCGCGGCCCACTATCAGTGCGGCGGCGTGGTGACGGACCTGCACGGGCGCACCAACGTGCCGGGCCTCTACGCCATCGGCGAGGTGTCCTGCACGGGCCTGCACGGCGCCAACCGGCTCGCGTCCAACTCACTGCTGGAGGGCCTGGTGTTCGGCCACCGCGCGGTGCAGGTGGCGGCGGAGGAGCTGTCCTCGCTGTCGCTGCCCAAGGAGGACCCGCCGGCCTGGGACTCCGGCAGCGCGGTGGACTCCGACGAGAGCGTGGTCGTCACCCACAACTGGGATGAGATCCGCCGGCTGATGTGGAACTACGTGGGCATTGTCCGCACGGACAAGCGGCTGATGCGCGCGCGGCGGCGGCTGGAGCTGCTGCGCGAGGAGATCCGCGACTACTACTGGCGCTTCAAGGTCACCCGCGACGTCATCGAGCTGCGCAACATCGCGGAGGTGGCCCACCTCATCGTGGACTGCGCGAGCCGCCGCAAGGAGAGCCGGGGCCTGCACTACACCCTGGACTACCCCCACACGGACGAGCACCAGGGCACGCGCGACACCGTCCTGTCCCGGGAGCTGTGA
- a CDS encoding rhomboid family intramembrane serine protease, protein MSRPRRMLDDLPGPQGLGDEQGTPPREQDGDGPPPGPGQPRPPLPTPYVSYAIIAGAVVMFFLSSSLGRELVTPEGGRYGVVGPLALYGPWIRDGEYWRLLGMVFEHGGPLHLLFNMSAVYSLGASLERGIGSWRFLALSLVTALGGSAFALFFNFDTVTVGASGMILGWGGAMLPILTQQGRREHMFWLVQVAVISLLPGVSWAGHLGGFVFGLPCGLALRQGTKFYSRAIPVLLFIAAALAVVAAHPSRYGNF, encoded by the coding sequence ATGTCCCGTCCCCGCCGCATGCTGGATGACCTCCCGGGCCCGCAGGGCCTGGGGGACGAACAGGGCACCCCTCCGCGCGAGCAGGACGGGGACGGTCCACCGCCGGGCCCCGGGCAGCCCCGGCCCCCGCTGCCCACGCCCTACGTCAGCTACGCCATCATCGCGGGCGCGGTGGTGATGTTCTTCCTCAGCAGCTCCCTGGGCCGGGAGCTGGTGACGCCGGAGGGCGGGCGCTACGGCGTCGTGGGGCCGCTGGCGCTCTACGGCCCGTGGATCCGCGACGGCGAGTACTGGCGCCTGCTGGGCATGGTGTTCGAGCACGGCGGCCCGCTGCACCTGCTCTTCAACATGTCCGCCGTGTACTCGCTGGGCGCGTCGCTGGAGCGCGGCATCGGCAGCTGGCGGTTCCTGGCGCTGTCGCTCGTCACGGCGCTGGGTGGCTCCGCGTTCGCCCTCTTCTTCAACTTCGACACCGTGACGGTGGGCGCGTCCGGGATGATTCTCGGCTGGGGCGGCGCGATGCTGCCCATCCTCACCCAGCAGGGCCGCCGCGAGCACATGTTCTGGCTGGTGCAGGTGGCGGTCATCAGCCTGCTGCCCGGCGTGAGCTGGGCGGGGCACCTGGGCGGCTTCGTCTTCGGCCTGCCGTGCGGCCTGGCGCTGCGCCAGGGCACGAAGTTCTACTCGCGCGCCATCCCCGTCCTGCTGTTCATCGCCGCGGCGCTGGCCGTGGTGGCCGCCCACCCGAGCCGGTACGGAAACTTCTGA
- a CDS encoding TIGR00730 family Rossman fold protein, translating to MAESTVRSVCVFCGSRSGVRAEYREAASKLGAALAKRGLTLVYGGASVGLMGAVADAVIANGGKAVGVLPHFMDAKELAHPRLTELHRVDSMHARKALMAERADAFLALPGGFGTLDELFEIITWAQLGLHRKPMGLLDVDGFFQPLLALVNRMVEAGFVPESQGMPFAVNPSPDALLDRLLAGPTMPLTSKWLKDGQQT from the coding sequence ATGGCTGAGAGCACCGTGCGCAGTGTCTGCGTCTTCTGTGGCTCGCGCTCCGGCGTGCGCGCCGAGTACCGCGAGGCCGCTTCCAAGCTGGGCGCCGCGCTGGCGAAGCGCGGGCTGACGCTCGTGTACGGCGGCGCCAGCGTGGGGTTGATGGGCGCGGTGGCGGACGCGGTCATCGCCAACGGCGGCAAGGCCGTGGGCGTGCTGCCCCACTTCATGGACGCGAAGGAGCTGGCCCACCCGCGCCTGACGGAGCTGCACCGGGTGGACTCCATGCACGCGCGCAAGGCGCTGATGGCCGAGCGCGCGGACGCCTTCCTCGCCCTGCCCGGCGGCTTCGGCACCCTGGACGAGCTCTTCGAAATCATCACCTGGGCGCAACTGGGCCTGCACCGCAAGCCCATGGGCCTGCTGGACGTGGACGGCTTCTTCCAGCCGCTGCTCGCGCTGGTGAACCGGATGGTGGAGGCGGGCTTCGTCCCGGAGTCGCAGGGGATGCCCTTCGCGGTGAACCCCTCGCCGGACGCGCTGCTGGACCGGCTGCTCGCGGGGCCCACGATGCCGCTCACGTCGAAGTGGCTGAAGGACGGCCAGCAGACCTGA
- the pyrE gene encoding orotate phosphoribosyltransferase, with protein MADTLERDRARLLEVLTQRSFERRRVVLSSGKESDFYIDCKRTALLAEGHYLIGRLLLEAIRRDAPSAVAAGGLTLGADPLASAVSLTSFLEGGGQKSLHAFIVRKEPKGHGTGQWIEGLSALGPGAPVAIVEDVVTTGASTLKAIERAKLEGLTVLGAFALVDRLEGGREAVEAAGHRLTTLFTRKDFIP; from the coding sequence ATGGCGGACACGCTCGAACGCGACCGCGCCCGGCTCCTGGAGGTGCTCACGCAGCGCTCCTTCGAGCGCCGGCGCGTGGTGCTCTCCTCCGGCAAGGAGTCGGACTTCTACATCGACTGCAAGCGCACGGCGCTGCTCGCCGAGGGGCACTACCTCATCGGCCGGCTGCTCCTGGAGGCCATCCGGCGGGACGCTCCGTCGGCGGTGGCCGCGGGCGGGCTGACGCTGGGCGCGGATCCGCTCGCGTCGGCGGTGAGCCTCACCAGCTTTCTGGAGGGCGGCGGCCAGAAGTCCCTGCACGCGTTCATCGTGCGCAAGGAGCCCAAGGGCCACGGCACCGGCCAGTGGATTGAGGGCCTGTCCGCGCTGGGGCCCGGCGCCCCGGTGGCCATCGTGGAGGACGTCGTCACGACGGGCGCCTCCACGCTCAAGGCGATCGAGCGCGCGAAGCTGGAGGGCCTGACGGTGCTGGGCGCCTTCGCGCTGGTGGACCGGCTGGAGGGCGGACGCGAGGCCGTGGAGGCCGCCGGCCACCGCCTCACCACGCTGTTCACGCGCAAGGACTTCATCCCGTGA
- a CDS encoding ParB/RepB/Spo0J family partition protein yields MDAEHRAEGQEGMPGTPGENATPEGSAQTDLPGEGGQTMSTTASDTEAREAGGEGSSASHGADASASGGEGRDSEKASEAGEGSGSASATKAGQAAGEGSGSVSASEAGGEGSGSGRSPDASASGGEGSGSESASEASMAGGEGRGSANASEANKAEGEGSGSANASEAGKAGDEGRGASGEPSSSEARDAGAGAEAQAEGSSQDASTGPGRYVELASGERVQDGSGMGSDGGGEAKDVLAEPRSGPVSGADDALLGAGIWDVASRASQEDASPEASSNEDAATREGEPHAEAIEPRVMGQVTAMVLPLERLEEDTTFRLRDEGDVSELATDLARLGQLFPVDVRPRGEDRYQLICGFRRVAALRFLKRDQVQVRVHEELSDEDALLLSLAEAIHASPVEHDVLEAKRESLEAEGRLTAPVRDMLEKALATEETLAPEGVEEEIDADELAVDVAQRMGALNQDLSLLADVFAALDESRKAELLMQLRYSAQLVAYLEGL; encoded by the coding sequence ATGGACGCCGAGCACAGGGCCGAGGGACAGGAAGGGATGCCGGGCACGCCTGGGGAGAACGCGACGCCGGAAGGCTCCGCCCAGACGGACCTGCCCGGCGAGGGTGGGCAGACCATGAGCACCACAGCAAGTGACACGGAGGCCCGCGAGGCCGGCGGCGAAGGCAGCAGCGCGTCGCACGGCGCTGATGCGAGCGCGTCCGGCGGTGAAGGCAGGGACTCCGAGAAGGCGTCCGAGGCCGGCGAGGGCAGCGGCTCCGCGAGCGCGACCAAGGCCGGCCAGGCTGCCGGTGAGGGCAGCGGCTCCGTGAGCGCCTCCGAGGCTGGCGGCGAAGGCAGCGGCTCCGGGCGCAGCCCCGATGCAAGTGCGTCCGGCGGCGAAGGCAGCGGCTCCGAGAGCGCGTCCGAGGCGAGCATGGCCGGCGGCGAAGGTCGCGGCTCCGCGAATGCTTCCGAGGCCAACAAGGCCGAGGGCGAAGGCAGCGGCTCCGCGAACGCTTCCGAGGCCGGCAAGGCCGGCGACGAGGGCCGTGGCGCCTCGGGCGAACCAAGTTCCAGCGAGGCGCGCGACGCAGGCGCCGGGGCGGAAGCCCAGGCCGAGGGCTCCAGCCAGGACGCCTCCACGGGGCCGGGGCGCTACGTGGAGTTGGCCTCGGGCGAGCGCGTGCAGGACGGCTCGGGGATGGGCAGTGACGGCGGCGGCGAGGCGAAGGACGTGCTGGCGGAGCCGCGCTCCGGTCCGGTGTCGGGCGCGGACGACGCGCTCCTGGGCGCCGGCATCTGGGACGTGGCGAGCCGCGCGAGCCAGGAAGACGCGAGTCCGGAAGCAAGCTCCAACGAAGACGCGGCGACCCGGGAAGGGGAGCCCCACGCGGAGGCCATCGAGCCGCGCGTGATGGGACAGGTGACGGCGATGGTGTTGCCGCTGGAGCGACTGGAGGAGGACACCACCTTCCGTCTGCGCGACGAAGGCGACGTGTCCGAGCTGGCCACGGACCTGGCGCGACTGGGCCAGCTGTTCCCGGTGGACGTGCGGCCGCGCGGCGAGGACCGCTACCAGCTCATCTGCGGCTTCCGGCGCGTGGCGGCGCTGCGCTTCCTCAAGCGCGACCAGGTCCAGGTCCGCGTGCACGAGGAGCTGTCCGACGAGGACGCGCTCCTCTTGTCCCTGGCGGAGGCCATCCACGCCTCGCCGGTGGAGCACGACGTGCTGGAGGCCAAGCGCGAGTCGCTGGAGGCCGAAGGCCGGCTGACGGCGCCCGTGCGCGACATGCTGGAGAAGGCGCTCGCCACGGAGGAGACGCTGGCGCCGGAGGGCGTCGAGGAAGAGATCGACGCCGACGAGCTGGCGGTGGACGTCGCGCAGCGCATGGGCGCCCTCAACCAGGACCTCTCGCTGCTCGCGGACGTGTTCGCCGCGCTGGATGAATCGCGCAAGGCGGAGCTGCTGATGCAATTGCGCTACTCGGCGCAGCTGGTCGCGTACCTGGAGGGTCTGTAG
- a CDS encoding polymer-forming cytoskeletal protein, producing the protein MATAKELAGNTVDNTVVGPSILISGRLTGDEDLTVRGRVEGELTLSRTLIVEPSGVVKANVAVKNAIVSGVVVGNINATESVELTREGRMVGDIRAPRVIIVDGASFRGRVDMGDVEPGRLPSERPAVARPQAVTRPTVRPGATPPRPPTPPAAPTRAAPTPPPPPARTPAATTAPATVVARPSAKPLPPPPPPAATTARAPEPPRPASTTEQASSAGAPVPRVMGAGAKKKVVVKKSR; encoded by the coding sequence GTGGCCACCGCCAAGGAGCTTGCAGGCAACACCGTCGACAACACCGTGGTGGGGCCCTCCATCCTCATCAGCGGTCGGCTCACGGGTGACGAGGACCTCACGGTCCGCGGCCGCGTCGAGGGTGAGCTGACCCTCAGCCGCACCCTCATCGTGGAGCCGTCCGGCGTGGTGAAGGCCAACGTGGCGGTGAAGAACGCCATCGTCAGCGGCGTGGTGGTGGGCAACATCAACGCCACCGAGAGCGTGGAGCTCACCCGCGAGGGCCGCATGGTGGGCGACATCCGCGCCCCCCGCGTCATCATCGTGGACGGCGCCAGCTTCCGCGGCCGCGTGGACATGGGCGACGTGGAGCCGGGCCGCCTGCCGTCCGAGCGCCCCGCCGTGGCCCGTCCCCAGGCGGTGACGCGTCCCACGGTGCGTCCGGGCGCCACCCCGCCGCGTCCTCCGACGCCGCCGGCCGCCCCGACGCGCGCCGCCCCGACGCCGCCTCCGCCTCCCGCGCGCACCCCGGCCGCGACGACGGCGCCGGCCACCGTCGTGGCCCGTCCGTCGGCCAAGCCGCTGCCGCCGCCCCCGCCGCCCGCCGCGACCACGGCCCGGGCTCCGGAGCCTCCGCGCCCGGCGTCCACTACTGAGCAGGCGAGCAGTGCCGGAGCGCCCGTGCCCCGCGTGATGGGTGCTGGCGCGAAGAAGAAGGTCGTGGTGAAGAAGTCCCGCTAG
- a CDS encoding bactofilin family protein yields the protein MANTVIGSSIVIDGEISGDEDLVIQGTVKGKISLKESLYVEGSGVVEADIETQNVEIAGRVTGNIVASDKVELKTDCRVVGDIKAPRILIADGASFKGNVDMDMKER from the coding sequence ATGGCGAATACGGTCATTGGTTCGAGCATCGTCATCGACGGGGAGATTTCCGGTGACGAGGACCTGGTCATCCAGGGCACCGTGAAGGGGAAGATCTCCCTCAAGGAGAGCCTCTACGTGGAGGGCTCGGGCGTCGTCGAGGCGGACATCGAGACGCAGAACGTGGAGATCGCCGGCCGCGTGACGGGCAACATCGTCGCCAGCGACAAGGTGGAGCTGAAGACGGACTGCCGCGTGGTGGGCGACATCAAGGCCCCGCGCATCCTCATCGCCGACGGTGCGTCCTTCAAGGGCAACGTCGACATGGACATGAAGGAGCGCTGA
- the bacN gene encoding bactofilin BacN produces the protein MAQGETGIIGKGIVIRGNLTGGGDLVIEGRVEGQIALKNHLTIEGTGKVQADIRAEELTINGEASGNIDASTRVAINASAKVAGDIKAPRVIIEDGAVFNGSIEMDVKLPDDI, from the coding sequence ATGGCACAGGGTGAAACGGGCATCATTGGCAAGGGCATCGTCATCAGGGGCAACCTCACGGGCGGAGGGGACCTGGTCATCGAAGGGCGTGTGGAGGGGCAGATCGCCCTCAAGAACCACCTCACCATCGAAGGCACCGGCAAGGTCCAGGCGGACATCCGCGCCGAGGAACTGACCATCAACGGCGAGGCGAGCGGCAACATCGACGCTTCCACGCGCGTGGCCATCAACGCCTCCGCGAAGGTGGCGGGCGACATCAAGGCCCCGCGGGTCATCATCGAGGACGGCGCCGTGTTCAACGGCTCCATCGAGATGGACGTGAAGTTGCCGGACGACATCTAG